From the Primulina tabacum isolate GXHZ01 chromosome 3, ASM2559414v2, whole genome shotgun sequence genome, one window contains:
- the LOC142538546 gene encoding uncharacterized protein LOC142538546, which produces MPPKRKNIEGDDRTLDKTAKVLDEFSKLLKEQAKVHGEQIQQLLSMQTTTQGRGQGKGQGRTESSVEVAYDRFRRMNPPYFIGGPDPLLALEWIKSLEAIFDYLKFTDQEKVSCAVFMLVKAARIWWEATKVTVNFQELKWNEFKDLFYAKYFSSEVKAKKVKEFIELRQDALSVTEYMLKFEEGCVFVPFIAENDKDKGEHFLRGLKPKIRRDVHISKVVTYQDIVERALLAEHDEQEIEKERQLRRKAFQARGQGASADVRGGNKGKGKMEQRNKPTVPSSVTERPLCPKCGKPHKGECLVGSGRCFRCKEMGHTELKCPIFAMTKESVNPDSSVISGNILIYGKEAITLIDTGATHFFMSEVFMHSISVEPTVMPLHFNIVLPSGDEICATNIIKACPVQVGNRLLFADLIVIPIVAFDVIWAWIGFSMGISIISCLQANKLLHKGCMGFLASVVYVQKESNLQLQDIDVVQDYPDVFADDVPGLPPDREVEFVIDLIPGTSPISKAPYRMTPIEMKELKTQLQELLDKGFIRPTSSPWGAPVLFTRELHREHLRMVLQLLRDKQFYAKLKKCEFWLEQVAFLGHIVSKEGITVNPSKIEAIKQWSIPKTVLELKEYEKNYLTHDLELAAVVFALKIWRHYLYDEKCEIFTDHKSLSYLFSQKELNMQQRRWLELKPLLLDLQRNEITLVSPGTVDQLSALVLRSTLIDRILKEKQLDNQLLDLKNKNDLTGVSEFGLNRDGLLTFRGRICVPIGDDIRKDILIEAHTAPYSVHPSSTKMYQDLRRLYWWPGSWDSKLPLVEFTYNNSYQSSIGMAPYEALYGRKCRSPLYWEEIAPLKGITRFGKKGKLSPRYIGPFEILDKNGDRAYRLALPPNLDRVHNVFHVSMLRKYIANQSHVLRYESLDLLPNLSYEEMPVQILDSKVKVLMNKEIGLVQVLWRNHVIEEATWEPEEEMKHRYPSLFDVGDDYGSEWVE; this is translated from the exons ATGCCTCCCAAGAGAAAGAATATTGAAGGAGATGATAGGACCCTTGATAAGACTGCAAAGGTGTTAGATGAATTCAGTAAGTTATTGAAGGAGCAAGCAAAGGTCCATGGCGAACAAATTCAACAGTTATTGAGCATGCAAACTACGACCCAGGGTCGTGGCCAAGGAAAAGGTCAGGGCAGAACGGAAAGTTCTGTTGAGGTTGCTTATGATCGTTTCAGACGTATGAACCCTCCTTATTTTATTGGAGGCCCTGATCCCTTATTGGCTCTTGAATGGATCAAATCGTTGGAAGCCATATTTGATTATTTGAAGTTCACTGACCAAGAGAAGGTAAGTTGTGCTGTGTTTATGTTGGTCAAAGCTGCTCGTATCTGGTGGGAAGCCACCAAGGTGACAGTTAATTTTCAAGAATTAAAGTGGAACgagtttaaagatttattctacgCCAAATATTTCTCGAGCGAAGTAAAAGCCAAGAAGGTGAAGGAATTTATAGAATTGAGGCAGGATGCTTTGTCTGTTACTGAATATATGTTGAAGTTTGAGGAAGGATGTGTTTTTGTTCCTTTTATTGCTGAGAACGATAAGGATAAAGGTGAACACTTCCTTCGTGGATTGAAGCCAAAGATTCGAAGAGATGTGCATATATCCAAGGTGGTCACATACCAGGATATTGTTGAGAGGGCCTTGCTAGCCGAGCACGATGAGCAAGAGATCGAGAAAGAGAGGCAGCTAAGAAGGAAAGCTTTCCAAGCAAGAGGCCAAGGTGCAAGTGCAGATGTACGAGGTGGCAACAAAGGTAAAGGTAAAATGGAGCAGCGTAATAAACCTACTGTGCCTTCTTCTGTTACTGAGAGACCGTTGTGTCCCAAATGTGGAAAGCCACACAAGGGTGAGTGTTTGGTGGGTAGTGGACGATGTTTTAGATGCAAAGAGATGGGGCACACGGAACTGAAATGTCCTATTTTTGCTATGACGAAGGAAAGTGTtaatcctgattcttctgtAATATCAGGTAATATTTTAATCTACGGAAAAGAAGCAATTACATTGATTGACACTGGTGCAACCCATTTTTTTATGTCTGAAGTGTTTATGCATTCTATATCTGTTGAACCTACTGTTATGCCATTACACTTCAATATTGTGTTGCCCTCTGGAGATGAAATTTGTGCCACTAATATTATCAAGGCATGTCCCGTACAAGTGGGTAATAGATTACTGTTTGCTGATCTTATTGTTATTCCAATCgttgcatttgatgttatttGGGCATGGATTG GCTTTTCGATGGGTATTTCTATTATTTCTTGCCTTCAAGCTAATAAGTTGTTGCACAAAGGTTGTATGGGTTTTCTAGCTTCAGTGGTTTATGTGCAAAAGGAAAGTAATTTGCAATTACAGGATATTGATGTGGTTCAGGATTATCCTGACGTATTTGCTGATGATGTGCCTGGATTACCACCTgatcgagaggtggagtttgttaTTGATTTAATTCCAGGTACATCTCCAATTTCCAaagctccatacagaatgactcctattgaaatgaaagaattgaagactcAATTGCAGGAgctattagataaaggttttatccGACCTACTTCCTCaccgtggggagctccagttttgttc ACACGAGAACTTCATCGTGAGCATTTGAGGATGGTGTTGCAGCTATTGAGGGATAAGCAATTTTATGCCAAgttaaagaaatgtgagttctggttagagcaaGTGGCGTTTTTAGGCCATATTGTGTCAAAAGAAGGAATAACAGTCAACCCGTCCAAGATTGAAGCTATTAAGCAATGGTCCATTCCAAAGACAGTTTTAGAG ttgaaggaaTACGAGAAGAACTATCTCACTCATGATTTGGAGTTGGCGGCTGTGGTTTTTGCTTTAAAGATTTGGCGGCACTACCTTTATGATGAGAAATGTGAAATATTTACAGATCACAAAAGTTTGAGTTATCTATTTTCgcagaaagaattgaatatgcaGCAACGGAGGTGGTTGGAGCTG AAACCTTTGTTACTCGATTTGCAAAGGAACGAAATAACTCTGGTATCTCCAGGTACAGTAGATCAGTTATCTGCACTAGTTCTTCGCTCTACTCTGATTGATCGAATTTTAAAGGAGAAACAATTGGATAATCAGTTATTAGATTTGAagaataaaaatgatttaacaGGAGTTTCTGAATTTGGTCTGAATCGTGATGGTTTATTGACCTTTCGAGGTAGAATATGTGTTCCTATAGGTGATGACATTCGGAAAGATATTCTTATTGAAGCACATACAGCGCCATATTCAGTTCATCCTAGTAGTACCAAAATGTATCAAGATCTTCGACGcctttattggtggccag gaagttgggattccaaattgcctcttgtcgAATTTAcgtataacaacagctatcaatctTCAATCGGCATGGCACCCTACGAAGctttatatggaagaaagtgccgaTCTCCATTGTACTGGGAAGAA ATAGCTCCTCTCAAGGGAATTacgcgatttggcaagaaaggtaagTTAAGTCCTCGATATATTGggccatttgaaattcttgataaGAATGGAGATCGAGCCTATCGTCTTGCGTTACCACCGAACTTGGATCGAGTTCACAacgtgtttcatgtttctatgcttcGTAAGTATATTGCTAATCAATCTCATGTCCTTCGGTACGAGTCATTGGATCTTTTGCCTAACCTAAGCTACGAGGAAATGCCGGTTCAAATTCTTGAtagcaaagttaaagtgttgatgAATAAAGAAATTGGCCTTGTCcaagttctttggaggaatcatgttATTGAAGAGGCAACATGGGAACCAGAAGAGGAGATGAAGCATCGTTATCCTAGTTTATTCGACG ttggtgatgattatggaaGTGAATGGGTAGAATAA